One Acutalibacter muris DNA window includes the following coding sequences:
- a CDS encoding sulfide/dihydroorotate dehydrogenase-like FAD/NAD-binding protein, with protein MYKIVKKRELNPTVTLMEIAAPAVAKKAQPGQFIILRVDEKGERIPLTVADYNRESGTVTIIFQIVGATTEKLNHKQEGGFLQDFVGPLGVPTHTEGLKKVAVVGGGVGCAIAYPIAKKLHSEGCEVHSIVGFRSKDLVILEEEFAAASTRLCRRSDDGSWGEKGLVTDALRKLLESGEKYDRVIAIGPLIMMKFVCKLTKEFDIPTTVSMNPIMIDGTGMCGGCRLSLIQEGRRVTKFACVDGPDFDGHEVDFDEAMARGAMYKDFERHAHEETCNLFREVESHA; from the coding sequence TTGTATAAGATAGTAAAGAAACGTGAGCTGAACCCCACCGTCACGCTCATGGAGATAGCCGCCCCCGCCGTGGCAAAGAAGGCCCAGCCCGGCCAGTTCATTATACTGCGTGTGGACGAAAAGGGGGAGCGAATCCCGCTGACCGTGGCGGATTATAACAGAGAAAGCGGCACGGTGACCATAATCTTCCAAATAGTCGGAGCCACCACAGAGAAGCTGAACCACAAACAGGAGGGCGGGTTTCTACAGGATTTTGTGGGTCCCCTGGGTGTGCCTACCCATACCGAGGGCTTAAAGAAGGTGGCGGTAGTGGGCGGCGGAGTGGGCTGCGCCATCGCGTACCCAATAGCCAAGAAGCTGCACAGCGAGGGCTGCGAGGTGCACTCCATAGTGGGTTTCCGCAGTAAGGACCTGGTGATACTGGAGGAGGAATTTGCAGCCGCCAGCACCAGATTATGCAGGAGGAGCGATGACGGCTCCTGGGGCGAGAAGGGGCTGGTGACGGACGCTCTTAGAAAGCTCCTCGAAAGCGGCGAAAAGTACGACCGGGTGATAGCTATAGGCCCGCTGATCATGATGAAGTTCGTCTGCAAGCTCACCAAGGAGTTTGATATTCCCACCACCGTCAGCATGAACCCCATCATGATAGACGGCACGGGTATGTGCGGCGGGTGCCGCCTGAGCCTTATCCAGGAGGGCAGACGGGTGACAAAGTTCGCCTGTGTGGACGGTCCCGACTTTGACGGCCATGAGGTGGACTTTGACGAGGCCATGGCCCGGGGAGCCATGTACAAAGACTTCGAGCGCCACGCCCACGAGGAGACCTGCAATCTGTTCCGGGAGGTGGAAAGCCATGCCTAA
- the sigE gene encoding RNA polymerase sporulation sigma factor SigE: protein MLEKILLWLTKTLGKLLGPEPCHYINGPDTLPPPLTKEQEAKVMEDIKNDTPGAREPLITHNLRLVVYIAKKFESPGASVEDLISIGTIGLIKAVNTFRPEKNIKLATYASRCIENEILMHLRKSSQLRNEVSIDDPLNVDWDGNELLLSDLLGSEPDAVTEDIEQEAERDMLLSAVSRLSPREKTIMQLRFGLGAGKEHTQKEVADQLGISQSYISRLEKRIIGRLRKDLEKAG, encoded by the coding sequence ATGCTGGAAAAAATCTTATTATGGCTTACAAAAACATTAGGAAAACTGCTGGGCCCTGAGCCCTGTCACTATATAAACGGCCCGGACACCCTGCCCCCGCCCCTTACAAAGGAGCAGGAGGCGAAAGTGATGGAGGACATAAAAAATGACACACCCGGCGCAAGGGAGCCCCTTATCACCCATAACCTGCGGCTGGTGGTATACATAGCAAAGAAGTTCGAGAGTCCGGGAGCCAGCGTAGAGGACCTTATCTCCATAGGTACTATCGGGCTGATAAAGGCCGTGAACACCTTCAGACCCGAGAAGAACATAAAGCTTGCCACATATGCCTCCCGGTGCATTGAGAACGAGATACTCATGCACCTTAGAAAAAGCTCCCAGCTAAGAAACGAGGTGTCCATCGACGACCCCCTAAACGTGGACTGGGACGGCAACGAGCTGCTTTTGTCGGACCTTCTGGGCAGCGAGCCCGACGCCGTCACCGAGGACATCGAGCAGGAGGCCGAGCGGGATATGCTGCTCTCGGCGGTAAGCAGGCTCTCCCCCCGGGAGAAGACCATCATGCAGCTGAGATTTGGCCTGGGGGCCGGGAAGGAGCACACCCAGAAGGAGGTGGCCGACCAACTGGGCATATCCCAGTCGTACATCTCCCGGCTTGAGAAGCGGATAATCGGGCGGCTTAGAAAAGACCTGGAAAAGGCGGGATAG
- a CDS encoding sigma-E processing peptidase SpoIIGA, with amino-acid sequence MTVYVDVLVIVNLYVDYILLCLVKSFLRMNAPGYRLVLGALAGGVLSLLGLLPLPGWAGPFMAGISSLLTAFAAFAPRGRRLLLKCWLCLWGASFLLAGAVLFVLQFVPAGHMALVGGAVYLNLSLPVLFFSTCGAYGLFRLLGRLLPHESSAPLAKIRIAYRGRTRTVFAKADTGCGLREPFSGLPVIVCERGTLANLAPGEGEPLRLVPYGSLGGSGLLYAFMPDRVTGPGDRELRCYIGLADTPLSSGQYTALYNPDMFL; translated from the coding sequence ATGACCGTCTATGTCGACGTGCTGGTGATAGTCAATCTATATGTGGACTACATACTGCTCTGCCTGGTGAAAAGCTTTCTGCGCATGAACGCCCCGGGGTACAGGCTGGTGCTGGGCGCCCTTGCCGGCGGGGTCCTGTCCCTTCTGGGGCTTCTGCCCCTGCCGGGGTGGGCGGGGCCGTTTATGGCGGGGATCTCCTCTCTTTTGACGGCCTTTGCGGCCTTCGCCCCCAGGGGGAGAAGGCTCCTGCTCAAATGCTGGCTCTGCCTTTGGGGCGCGTCCTTCCTGCTGGCGGGAGCGGTGCTGTTCGTGTTGCAGTTTGTCCCGGCCGGGCATATGGCCCTGGTGGGCGGGGCAGTGTACCTGAATCTGTCGCTGCCGGTGCTGTTTTTTTCCACCTGCGGGGCCTATGGCCTGTTCCGGCTCCTTGGCAGGCTGCTGCCCCATGAGAGCTCCGCCCCGCTGGCTAAGATAAGAATAGCCTATCGTGGGAGGACTCGCACGGTCTTTGCCAAGGCGGACACCGGCTGCGGCCTGCGTGAGCCCTTCTCCGGCCTGCCGGTCATTGTCTGCGAGCGCGGGACCCTCGCTAATCTGGCCCCGGGCGAAGGCGAGCCCCTGCGCCTTGTGCCCTATGGCAGCCTTGGAGGCAGCGGGCTTTTGTACGCCTTTATGCCCGACAGGGTCACCGGGCCGGGGGACAGAGAGCTGCGGTGCTACATAGGCCTAGCCGACACGCCCCTGTCTTCGGGTCAGTACACCGCGCTGTACAACCCTGACATGTTCCTATAA
- a CDS encoding nucleotidyltransferase domain-containing protein produces MNTVNNNILEYITDKYAPICVILYGSYADGSNDPDSDFDALAVTASGKPYHDTSIIDGVRLDLFVYPAAHFEGGTDWEEIVQIYHGRVALDRDGFGKRLMAGVKEYVDNLPGKSPEDIAAGLGWCEKMLARAGRGDPEGRFRWHWLLIDSLEIYFDALGERYWGPKKALLRMEREHPRALELYSAALGSLDYEALERWIEYIRTVST; encoded by the coding sequence ATGAACACCGTGAATAATAATATTCTCGAGTATATTACTGACAAATATGCTCCAATATGCGTAATACTCTACGGCTCCTATGCCGACGGCAGCAACGACCCGGACAGCGATTTCGACGCGCTGGCGGTCACCGCTTCGGGCAAGCCGTACCATGACACGTCCATAATAGACGGCGTGCGGCTGGACCTGTTCGTGTACCCCGCCGCCCACTTTGAGGGTGGCACCGACTGGGAGGAGATAGTGCAGATATACCACGGCCGGGTGGCGCTGGACAGGGACGGCTTCGGCAAGCGGCTCATGGCCGGGGTAAAAGAGTACGTTGATAACCTGCCGGGAAAGTCCCCCGAGGATATCGCCGCCGGGCTTGGTTGGTGCGAAAAGATGCTGGCCCGGGCCGGGCGCGGGGACCCGGAGGGGAGGTTCCGCTGGCATTGGCTGCTTATAGACAGCCTTGAGATTTACTTTGATGCCCTGGGGGAACGCTACTGGGGACCCAAAAAGGCCCTGCTCCGGATGGAGCGGGAGCATCCCCGGGCCCTTGAGCTTTACAGCGCGGCGCTGGGCAGCCTGGACTATGAAGCGCTGGAGCGGTGGATAGAATACATACGCACGGTCAGTACCTGA
- a CDS encoding prohibitin family protein produces the protein MNFFMEKREKTYTHSGEEYTRTEYRPRLGRIILCGAAALIVLGTALSSFTVVGAGHTGVVSTFGQVSENVLQEGFHFKAPWQKVTKMDNRIVKLEVSTEAFSSDLQTVSVNLAVNYRVDTTKSYSIVKNVGTNYEDVLMTPAVNEVMKSIMASYTAEQSITNRNVISAALLEELNQKLSDSGIYVSDINIIDFDFSDVYVAAIEAKQVAEQEKLRAKIEQEQLTMEKESEAARRVIDAQAAAEVAKIEAEAAAYAGEKEAAANEKIAESLTQPLIDYYKVQQWDGKLPTVTGTDTIIRLEDGEPSKSVDGGTATE, from the coding sequence ATGAATTTCTTTATGGAAAAGCGGGAAAAGACATACACTCATTCCGGCGAGGAGTACACGCGGACCGAATACCGCCCAAGGCTTGGCAGGATAATACTCTGCGGCGCGGCCGCGCTTATTGTCCTTGGGACGGCGTTATCAAGTTTCACGGTGGTGGGGGCCGGCCATACCGGCGTGGTGTCCACCTTCGGGCAGGTCAGCGAGAACGTGCTGCAGGAGGGCTTCCACTTCAAGGCCCCCTGGCAGAAGGTGACGAAGATGGACAACCGCATTGTAAAGCTGGAGGTGTCCACCGAGGCCTTCAGCTCCGACCTTCAGACCGTCAGCGTCAACCTCGCGGTCAACTACCGGGTGGACACAACAAAGTCCTACTCGATAGTCAAGAACGTGGGCACCAACTATGAGGACGTGCTCATGACCCCGGCGGTCAACGAGGTCATGAAGTCCATTATGGCCAGCTACACCGCCGAGCAGAGCATCACCAACCGCAATGTGATCTCTGCGGCCCTGCTGGAGGAGCTGAACCAGAAACTCTCCGACAGTGGCATCTATGTCTCCGACATCAACATCATCGACTTCGATTTCAGCGACGTGTATGTTGCCGCCATTGAAGCCAAGCAGGTGGCGGAGCAGGAAAAGCTCCGGGCAAAGATAGAGCAGGAGCAGCTGACCATGGAGAAGGAGTCGGAGGCCGCCCGCCGGGTGATAGATGCCCAGGCCGCCGCCGAGGTGGCAAAGATAGAGGCCGAAGCCGCCGCCTACGCCGGCGAGAAGGAGGCCGCGGCCAACGAGAAGATAGCAGAGTCCCTGACTCAGCCGCTTATCGACTACTACAAGGTCCAGCAGTGGGACGGCAAGCTGCCCACGGTCACCGGCACTGACACCATCATCAGGCTTGAGGACGGGGAGCCGTCAAAGTCCGTGGACGGAGGTACGGCCACTGAATGA
- a CDS encoding alpha-L-rhamnosidase: MKLSHLRTNHVKEPLGLNMSRPVFTWTAYDTPDKKQAAAQITVSLEGKTVFDSGRGEDISSLGYEAPIELLPRKRYGWTVTVWGDGGDCASASSYFETAKQDEPWQAKWIAAASSGEFADKERQPLLAKDISLSGNVASARAYACGVGIYELWINGKKAGDEYLLPGYHCYDFNLEYQTFDVTELLRQGGNTVGLALGPGWYKGDMIFDRYHDLYGDTLHAICELHVTYEDGSKAVFGTDDSWRAYPSPVTFSNIYDGEHFDANLSVPGWSEPGCKAESFGTVVYEEKVPLVARRGPKIVKKQEFAPIEVIHTPKGETVLDFGQNMTGWVEFNADAPGGSVIKLSYGEVMQNGCFYRDNLRTAKAEYIYTSDGKKRRVRPHFTFYGFRYVKVEGVEMVCPGDFTACHIRSDIDPIGSIETDNVRVNQLFHNAMWGQFDNFLDLPTDCPQRDERLGWTGDAAIISAAACKNIYMPAFFHHFIENVGMEEEYHGGAVPFYVPAPKKAKPGTTGIDVDPADFMSLPEGDMAAFDAAIDKYPELRAAVDALPEAERADFAVKVITENFSFEHGNRKGAAIWSDVATMMPWAVYENYGDLNLLRAEYPVMKTWVERMRRDDTEDGGRGLWLRGRQLGDWLALDKPDPKDAENPFGATDLQYTASCFYFYSTELTMKAARALGYAEDAEDYAALSQKIRGAVISEYFNPDGSFKIEGTQTACVLSLFFGIYPKGKKDVVLEQLKSRLRAKDWHLDTGFCGTPFLCRALSDNGANDIAYTLFLNDDFPSWLYEVKLGATTVWERWNSLLPDGSISGTGMNSLNHYAYGSIVDWMYRNMAGLCPSEEKPGYKRVTICPMPDPRIRSVKMEMDTASGLYKVGWRYDGDKLRYNIEVPFDCTADIMLPCGRIEKVGAGSYAFDDTL; the protein is encoded by the coding sequence ATGAAACTGTCCCATCTGCGCACGAATCACGTGAAGGAGCCCCTGGGCCTTAATATGTCCCGACCGGTATTCACCTGGACGGCTTACGACACCCCGGACAAGAAGCAGGCCGCCGCACAGATCACCGTGAGCCTGGAGGGCAAAACGGTCTTCGACAGCGGCAGAGGGGAGGACATCTCCTCCCTGGGGTATGAGGCCCCTATAGAGCTGCTGCCCCGCAAGAGGTACGGCTGGACGGTGACTGTCTGGGGCGACGGCGGGGACTGCGCCAGCGCCAGCTCCTATTTTGAGACCGCCAAGCAGGACGAACCCTGGCAGGCCAAATGGATAGCGGCAGCCTCCTCCGGGGAGTTCGCCGACAAGGAGCGCCAGCCGCTTCTCGCCAAGGATATCAGCCTGTCCGGCAACGTGGCCAGCGCCCGGGCCTATGCCTGCGGCGTGGGTATTTACGAGCTGTGGATAAACGGCAAAAAGGCCGGGGACGAGTACCTGCTGCCCGGCTATCACTGCTATGACTTTAACCTGGAATACCAAACCTTCGACGTGACGGAACTCCTGCGGCAGGGGGGGAACACCGTGGGCCTTGCCCTGGGCCCGGGCTGGTACAAGGGGGACATGATCTTCGACCGCTACCACGACCTGTACGGCGACACCCTGCACGCCATATGCGAGCTGCACGTTACCTATGAGGACGGCAGCAAGGCGGTCTTCGGCACGGACGACAGCTGGCGGGCATACCCCTCCCCGGTGACCTTCAGCAATATCTACGACGGCGAGCACTTCGACGCGAACCTCTCCGTCCCCGGCTGGAGCGAGCCCGGGTGCAAAGCTGAGAGCTTCGGCACGGTGGTATATGAAGAAAAAGTCCCCCTTGTGGCCCGGCGTGGCCCGAAGATAGTGAAGAAGCAGGAGTTCGCGCCCATCGAGGTGATACATACCCCTAAAGGCGAGACAGTTTTGGACTTCGGCCAGAACATGACCGGCTGGGTGGAGTTCAACGCGGATGCGCCGGGGGGCAGCGTTATAAAGCTCAGCTACGGCGAGGTCATGCAGAACGGCTGCTTCTACCGGGACAACCTGCGCACGGCAAAGGCCGAGTATATCTATACCTCCGACGGCAAAAAGCGGCGGGTGCGGCCACACTTCACCTTCTACGGCTTCCGCTATGTAAAGGTGGAGGGCGTGGAGATGGTCTGCCCCGGGGACTTTACCGCCTGCCATATTCGCTCTGACATCGACCCCATCGGCAGCATTGAGACGGACAACGTGCGGGTAAACCAGCTGTTCCACAACGCCATGTGGGGCCAGTTCGACAACTTCCTGGACCTGCCCACCGACTGCCCCCAGCGGGACGAGCGCCTGGGCTGGACCGGGGACGCGGCCATAATCAGCGCCGCCGCCTGCAAGAATATCTATATGCCCGCCTTCTTCCACCACTTCATCGAGAATGTGGGTATGGAGGAGGAATACCACGGCGGGGCCGTGCCCTTCTACGTTCCCGCGCCCAAAAAGGCCAAGCCCGGGACCACCGGCATAGACGTGGACCCCGCCGACTTCATGTCCCTCCCCGAGGGGGATATGGCCGCATTTGATGCCGCCATAGACAAGTACCCGGAGCTGAGGGCCGCCGTGGACGCCCTGCCCGAGGCAGAGCGCGCCGATTTTGCGGTAAAGGTGATAACAGAGAACTTCAGCTTTGAGCACGGCAACAGAAAGGGCGCGGCCATCTGGAGCGACGTGGCCACCATGATGCCCTGGGCGGTGTACGAGAACTATGGCGACCTGAACCTGCTGCGGGCCGAGTACCCGGTAATGAAAACCTGGGTGGAGCGCATGAGAAGGGACGACACGGAGGACGGCGGCAGGGGCCTGTGGCTCCGGGGACGGCAGCTTGGAGACTGGCTGGCTCTCGACAAGCCTGACCCCAAGGACGCGGAGAACCCCTTCGGGGCCACGGATTTGCAGTATACTGCCAGCTGCTTCTATTTCTACTCCACGGAGCTTACCATGAAGGCCGCAAGGGCCCTGGGCTATGCGGAGGACGCGGAGGACTACGCGGCCCTCTCTCAGAAGATAAGGGGCGCAGTCATAAGCGAGTATTTCAACCCGGACGGCAGCTTTAAAATAGAGGGCACCCAGACCGCCTGCGTCCTGAGCCTGTTCTTCGGGATATACCCCAAGGGCAAAAAGGACGTGGTGCTGGAGCAGCTAAAGTCAAGGCTCAGGGCCAAGGACTGGCATTTGGACACCGGCTTCTGCGGCACGCCCTTCCTGTGCCGGGCGCTGTCGGACAACGGGGCCAACGACATCGCCTATACCTTGTTCCTCAACGACGACTTCCCCAGCTGGCTGTACGAGGTGAAGCTGGGGGCCACCACGGTTTGGGAGCGCTGGAACTCCCTTCTGCCTGACGGCTCTATCAGCGGCACCGGCATGAACAGCCTGAACCACTACGCCTACGGCTCCATAGTCGACTGGATGTACAGGAATATGGCGGGTCTCTGCCCCAGCGAGGAGAAACCGGGCTATAAGCGGGTTACCATATGCCCCATGCCCGACCCGCGTATTCGGAGCGTCAAAATGGAGATGGACACCGCCTCCGGGCTCTATAAGGTGGGCTGGAGGTACGACGGGGACAAGCTCCGCTATAATATCGAGGTGCCCTTTGACTGCACAGCCGATATCATGCTGCCCTGCGGAAGAATCGAGAAGGTGGGCGCGGGTAGCTATGCTTTTGACGATACGCTTTAA
- a CDS encoding MmcQ/YjbR family DNA-binding protein, with translation MRYEWIDEYLMGKPGVTKDLQESWNWRRYHIGGKMFTAICLDGENKPYYINLKLEPAEGESYRA, from the coding sequence ATGCGGTATGAATGGATAGACGAATATTTAATGGGAAAGCCCGGTGTCACAAAGGACCTGCAGGAGAGCTGGAACTGGCGGCGCTATCATATAGGCGGCAAGATGTTCACGGCCATATGTCTGGATGGTGAGAATAAGCCCTACTACATCAACCTGAAGCTTGAGCCCGCAGAGGGGGAGAGCTATAGGGCCTAG
- a CDS encoding MmcQ/YjbR family DNA-binding protein, with the protein MPGYYSNKQHWNSINPDGAVPDEVLKTMLDRSYELVLKGLPKYRQREILGA; encoded by the coding sequence ATCCCGGGGTACTATTCCAATAAGCAGCACTGGAACTCCATAAACCCCGACGGCGCGGTGCCCGACGAGGTGCTGAAAACCATGCTGGACCGCTCCTATGAGCTGGTGCTTAAAGGCCTGCCGAAGTATAGGCAGAGGGAGATACTGGGGGCGTAG
- the rpsF gene encoding 30S ribosomal protein S6: protein MAEGKNLYETVIVTSAKLGEEGSAALVERFKNLIAEHGTVQNVDDWGKRRFAYPIEKQTEGYYTLISFESGPEFTAELDRRYQITDGIMRTLIVKRDPRHLAKPQQRAQKSEEAGIDVEAIAAEAVEETAE, encoded by the coding sequence ATGGCAGAAGGCAAAAATCTCTACGAGACCGTCATCGTCACGTCCGCGAAGCTGGGCGAGGAGGGCAGCGCCGCCCTGGTGGAGCGCTTTAAGAACCTGATCGCCGAGCACGGCACTGTACAGAATGTTGACGACTGGGGCAAGCGCCGCTTCGCCTATCCCATCGAGAAGCAGACCGAGGGCTACTACACGCTTATAAGCTTTGAGAGCGGCCCCGAGTTCACCGCCGAGCTTGACCGCCGCTATCAGATCACCGACGGCATCATGCGTACCCTTATCGTCAAGCGCGACCCCCGCCACCTGGCGAAGCCCCAGCAGAGGGCCCAGAAGTCCGAGGAGGCCGGTATCGACGTTGAGGCTATCGCCGCCGAGGCGGTAGAGGAGACCGCTGAGTAA
- a CDS encoding single-stranded DNA-binding protein, with protein MLNIAVIMGRLVAAPELRTTPSGVSVTSFRVAVDRSYSSRDGGERQTDFIDVVAWRGTAEFVCKYFQKGQMIAVNGRIQTRNYEDKQGNKRTAVEIVADNVNFCGSKRESGGDDSYGGSYAGSFAPPADPAPKEPAPAFSSGDSDKFEDLFVDEDLPF; from the coding sequence ATGCTGAATATAGCCGTGATAATGGGCAGGCTGGTGGCGGCGCCGGAGCTGAGGACCACCCCCTCCGGGGTGTCCGTCACAAGCTTCCGCGTGGCCGTGGACCGCTCCTACAGCTCCCGGGACGGGGGCGAGCGCCAGACGGATTTTATCGACGTGGTGGCCTGGAGAGGCACCGCCGAGTTTGTCTGCAAGTATTTCCAGAAGGGCCAGATGATCGCCGTCAACGGCAGGATACAGACCCGGAACTATGAGGACAAGCAGGGCAATAAGCGCACGGCCGTTGAGATCGTGGCCGATAACGTAAATTTCTGCGGCTCCAAGCGGGAATCCGGCGGCGACGATTCTTACGGCGGCAGCTATGCGGGGAGCTTTGCCCCGCCCGCCGATCCAGCCCCCAAGGAGCCGGCCCCGGCCTTCTCCAGCGGGGACAGCGACAAGTTTGAAGATCTGTTCGTAGACGAGGACCTGCCCTTCTAA
- the rpsR gene encoding 30S ribosomal protein S18, whose amino-acid sequence MPERPEREIRRGRKGRKKVCTFCVDRAEFIDYKDVAKLRRFISERGKILPRRVTGTCARHQRELTVAIKRARHLALLPYTSD is encoded by the coding sequence ATGCCAGAGAGACCCGAAAGGGAGATTCGCCGCGGGCGCAAGGGGCGCAAGAAGGTCTGCACCTTCTGCGTGGACCGGGCGGAGTTCATCGATTATAAAGACGTGGCCAAGCTGCGCCGCTTCATTTCCGAGCGCGGCAAGATCCTCCCCCGCCGCGTGACAGGCACCTGTGCCCGCCACCAGAGGGAGCTGACCGTGGCCATCAAGCGCGCAAGGCATTTGGCGCTGCTGCCCTATACCAGCGACTGA
- a CDS encoding glycoside hydrolase family 2 protein, whose translation MRKVININNGWRFLQKEVPMPQLLPADWPTVDLPHTWNAVDGHDGNGGYNRGSYWYAREFETPRQPLPGGRVYIQVHAAGQEAEVWVNGQKACEHKGGYSLFRADVTELCKEEGPNLLCILCSNKERTGIYPQAADFTFYGGLYRGVDIVSVPATRFDMDFAGGEGFDVSAAPMADGSGEFELRSFITNPGPDYTVSYSIYDKDGKEVAGAVRPSESPDVKLPVPCAHLWSPDAPYLYTVTARIVRRNEVVDEVTVKSGVRSFSVDPDKGFILNGRPLPLRGVCRHQDRLYKGNALTKEEHWEDARIIKELGANTIRLAHYQHSQDFYDACDELGFVVWAEIPFISVFDPTPEAHENCKSQLTELIVQNFNHPSICFWGLSNEILIGGISEQLVENHKELNHLAHKLDGTRLTTIAHVSMTPGEAPLHDIADVESYNLYFGWYGGKTEDNGPWLDEYHKKYPHRSLGLSEYGCEGIITYHGPEPACKDYSEDYQARYHEHMAQVLSERPWMWSSHVWNMFDFGCSFRNEGGVKGRNNKGLVSMDRKIRKDSFYIYQAYWTDKPMVHICGRRYAQRAGETTEIRVYSNQPTVSLYLNGSLYAEQSACKVFVFEVALKEGMNTVTASAGSARDSIVLEKVDREPGVYTVPAPDEDPRKGAPNWFKMPDLTAMVGKPEGGYEE comes from the coding sequence ATGCGCAAGGTTATAAATATCAACAACGGCTGGCGTTTCCTGCAAAAGGAAGTGCCAATGCCCCAGCTTCTGCCGGCAGACTGGCCTACAGTGGACCTTCCCCACACCTGGAACGCCGTGGACGGCCACGACGGCAACGGCGGCTACAACCGGGGCAGCTACTGGTACGCAAGAGAGTTTGAGACCCCCCGCCAGCCCCTTCCCGGGGGCCGGGTCTATATACAGGTGCACGCCGCCGGGCAGGAGGCAGAGGTCTGGGTGAACGGCCAAAAGGCCTGCGAGCATAAGGGGGGCTACTCCCTTTTCCGGGCCGACGTGACGGAGCTCTGCAAGGAGGAGGGCCCGAATCTTCTCTGCATACTCTGTTCCAATAAGGAGCGCACGGGTATCTACCCCCAGGCCGCGGACTTCACCTTCTACGGCGGGCTCTATAGGGGGGTGGACATAGTATCGGTCCCTGCCACCCGTTTCGACATGGACTTCGCCGGCGGCGAGGGCTTCGACGTGTCCGCTGCTCCAATGGCCGACGGCTCCGGGGAGTTCGAGCTGCGCAGCTTTATCACAAACCCCGGCCCCGACTATACCGTGAGCTACAGCATATACGATAAGGACGGCAAGGAGGTTGCCGGAGCCGTCCGTCCCTCTGAGAGCCCGGACGTGAAGCTCCCGGTGCCCTGCGCTCACCTCTGGAGTCCCGATGCCCCCTACCTCTACACCGTCACCGCCCGGATAGTCCGGCGTAACGAGGTGGTGGACGAGGTTACAGTAAAATCCGGTGTGCGCAGCTTCTCCGTGGACCCGGATAAGGGCTTTATCCTCAACGGCAGGCCCCTGCCCCTTCGTGGAGTGTGCCGCCACCAGGACCGGCTCTATAAGGGCAACGCCCTGACTAAAGAGGAGCACTGGGAGGACGCGAGGATAATCAAGGAGCTGGGCGCCAACACAATACGCCTTGCCCACTACCAGCACTCCCAGGACTTCTATGACGCCTGCGATGAGCTGGGGTTCGTGGTATGGGCAGAGATACCCTTTATCAGCGTTTTCGACCCCACCCCCGAGGCCCATGAGAACTGCAAGTCCCAGCTTACGGAGCTGATAGTACAAAACTTCAACCACCCCTCCATCTGCTTCTGGGGCCTCTCTAACGAGATACTCATCGGCGGCATTTCAGAGCAGCTGGTGGAGAACCATAAGGAGCTCAACCACCTGGCCCACAAGCTGGACGGCACAAGGCTTACCACCATTGCCCACGTGAGCATGACCCCCGGCGAAGCCCCTCTCCACGACATAGCCGATGTGGAGAGCTATAACCTCTACTTTGGCTGGTACGGCGGCAAAACAGAGGACAACGGCCCCTGGCTGGACGAGTACCACAAGAAGTATCCCCACCGCTCTTTGGGTCTCTCGGAATACGGCTGCGAGGGGATAATCACCTACCACGGGCCGGAGCCCGCCTGCAAGGACTATAGCGAGGACTACCAGGCCCGGTACCACGAGCATATGGCCCAGGTCCTCTCGGAAAGGCCCTGGATGTGGTCCTCCCACGTGTGGAATATGTTCGACTTCGGCTGCTCCTTCAGGAACGAGGGCGGCGTTAAGGGCCGCAACAATAAGGGCCTTGTCAGTATGGACCGCAAGATACGCAAGGACAGCTTCTATATCTACCAGGCCTACTGGACGGATAAGCCCATGGTGCATATCTGCGGGCGGCGCTATGCCCAGCGGGCCGGGGAGACTACGGAGATACGCGTCTACTCAAATCAGCCCACCGTGTCACTGTATCTTAACGGCAGCCTGTACGCCGAGCAGAGCGCCTGTAAGGTGTTTGTATTTGAAGTGGCCCTGAAGGAGGGCATGAACACTGTTACGGCCTCCGCCGGCAGCGCCCGGGATTCTATAGTCCTGGAAAAGGTTGACCGGGAGCCGGGGGTCTACACCGTGCCCGCCCCCGACGAGGACCCCCGCAAGGGTGCCCCCAACTGGTTCAAGATGCCTGACCTGACGGCAATGGTCGGCAAGCCCGAGGGAGGTTACGAAGAATGA